One window of Epinephelus fuscoguttatus linkage group LG9, E.fuscoguttatus.final_Chr_v1 genomic DNA carries:
- the LOC125894909 gene encoding seipin-like isoform X2: protein MDQDSSLRPGDDGDLSVLIGEGLPRLRDAVVMVMSRARQRVVQGFVVSSFVLLLLWIAAFLYGSFYYSYMPRAAYSSPVHYYYRTDCESPSSFWCSYPVANVSLMRNKKHVLTFGQAYRMSLQLEMPDSPTNQDLGMFMIKTTCFSRDGGKVASSARSSMLRYRSDLLRYLGTLLFLPAFLTGVAEQKQVLEVELFSDYTDDPYAPSVTALIEILSNKVQIYSSELNIHAHFTGLRYLLFNFPTLSALVGVSSNFIFLSLLFVLSYVRLLLGKEWGPQQLRADGLLSDRGNNVNNNQQEDENDAAAGAAELLGPLQMTPTNPSQERLHLISGNGTEVQNRQIQPHIE from the exons ATGGATCAAGACAGCTCTTTACGTCCAGGAGATGATGGAGACCTGTCAGTGCTCATTGGTGAGGGGTTGCCGAGGCTCAGGGATGCTGTCGTCATGGTGATGTCACGTGCCCGTCAGAGAGTTGTACAGGGCTTTgttgtgtcaagttttgtccTCCTACTCCTCTGGATCGCAGCCTTTTTATATGGGAGCTTCTACTACTCGTACATGCCCAGGGCTGCTTACTCCTCACCTGTGCACTATTactacag GACAGACTGTGAATCTCCTTCATCTTTTTGGTGCTCTTATCCAGTGGCAAACGTCTCTCTGATGAGGAATAAGAAACAT GTTCTGACATTCGGCCAGGCCTATCGGATGTCTCTACAGCTGGAGATGCCTGATTCCCCAACCAATCAGGATCTGGGGATGTTCATGATCAAGACAACCTGTTTCTCTCGGGATGGGGGAAAAGTTGCCTCCTCTGCTCGCTCT AGCATGCTGCGATACCGATCTGACCTGCTGAGGTACCTGGGAACGCTGCTGTTCCTCCCGGCCTTTCTGACCGGTGTCGCTGAGCAGAAACAAGTGCTGGAGGTGGAGCTCTTCTCAGACTACACGGACGACCCT TATGCCCCCTCGGTCACGGCCCTCATTGAGATCTTGTCCAACAAGGTGCAGATCTACTCCTCTGAGCTCAACATTCATGCTCACTTCACTGGTTTAAG ATACTTGCTGTTCAACTTCCCTACCCTATCAGCCCTGGTGGGCGTGTCCAGTAACTTCATCTTCCTCAGTCTCCTCTTCGTCCTCAGCTACGTGAGGTTGCTGCTGGGAAAGGAGTGGGGGCCGCAGCAG CTCAGAGCAGATGGACTGCTGTCAGATAGGGGCAATAACGTGAACAACAACCAGCAAGAGGATGAAAACGACGCTGCTGCAG GTGCTGCTGAGCTGCTGGGTCCCCTCCAGATGACCCCCACAAATCCGAGTCAGGAGAGGCTCCATTTGATCTCAGGCAACGGCACAGAGGTGCAGAACAGACAGATTCAGCCTCACATTGAATAA
- the LOC125894909 gene encoding seipin-like isoform X1 yields the protein MDQDSSLRPGDDGDLSVLIGEGLPRLRDAVVMVMSRARQRVVQGFVVSSFVLLLLWIAAFLYGSFYYSYMPRAAYSSPVHYYYRTDCESPSSFWCSYPVANVSLMRNKKHVLTFGQAYRMSLQLEMPDSPTNQDLGMFMIKTTCFSRDGGKVASSARSARQLLSATSSRFSMLRYRSDLLRYLGTLLFLPAFLTGVAEQKQVLEVELFSDYTDDPYAPSVTALIEILSNKVQIYSSELNIHAHFTGLRYLLFNFPTLSALVGVSSNFIFLSLLFVLSYVRLLLGKEWGPQQLRADGLLSDRGNNVNNNQQEDENDAAAGAAELLGPLQMTPTNPSQERLHLISGNGTEVQNRQIQPHIE from the exons ATGGATCAAGACAGCTCTTTACGTCCAGGAGATGATGGAGACCTGTCAGTGCTCATTGGTGAGGGGTTGCCGAGGCTCAGGGATGCTGTCGTCATGGTGATGTCACGTGCCCGTCAGAGAGTTGTACAGGGCTTTgttgtgtcaagttttgtccTCCTACTCCTCTGGATCGCAGCCTTTTTATATGGGAGCTTCTACTACTCGTACATGCCCAGGGCTGCTTACTCCTCACCTGTGCACTATTactacag GACAGACTGTGAATCTCCTTCATCTTTTTGGTGCTCTTATCCAGTGGCAAACGTCTCTCTGATGAGGAATAAGAAACAT GTTCTGACATTCGGCCAGGCCTATCGGATGTCTCTACAGCTGGAGATGCCTGATTCCCCAACCAATCAGGATCTGGGGATGTTCATGATCAAGACAACCTGTTTCTCTCGGGATGGGGGAAAAGTTGCCTCCTCTGCTCGCTCT GCAAGACAGCTGCTGTCCGCCACCAGCTCTCGCTTT AGCATGCTGCGATACCGATCTGACCTGCTGAGGTACCTGGGAACGCTGCTGTTCCTCCCGGCCTTTCTGACCGGTGTCGCTGAGCAGAAACAAGTGCTGGAGGTGGAGCTCTTCTCAGACTACACGGACGACCCT TATGCCCCCTCGGTCACGGCCCTCATTGAGATCTTGTCCAACAAGGTGCAGATCTACTCCTCTGAGCTCAACATTCATGCTCACTTCACTGGTTTAAG ATACTTGCTGTTCAACTTCCCTACCCTATCAGCCCTGGTGGGCGTGTCCAGTAACTTCATCTTCCTCAGTCTCCTCTTCGTCCTCAGCTACGTGAGGTTGCTGCTGGGAAAGGAGTGGGGGCCGCAGCAG CTCAGAGCAGATGGACTGCTGTCAGATAGGGGCAATAACGTGAACAACAACCAGCAAGAGGATGAAAACGACGCTGCTGCAG GTGCTGCTGAGCTGCTGGGTCCCCTCCAGATGACCCCCACAAATCCGAGTCAGGAGAGGCTCCATTTGATCTCAGGCAACGGCACAGAGGTGCAGAACAGACAGATTCAGCCTCACATTGAATAA
- the rnaseh2c gene encoding ribonuclease H2 subunit C: MSCNTSVTRVLVSSVGQAQRVPVQLMPCEIEHSGLASVSQYLTATTKDGKLEKTVSFRGRGLKGQELSCPHGYTGLVLKEINKPGSDQEDRTVKVTSVFDKLTYWNLETPPNSDDTVVMAMDWPELAEAIHGPVED, from the exons ATGTCCTGTAACACCAGTGTGACTCGTGTCCTTGTGTCATCTGTGGGCCAAGCACAGCGGGTCCCAGTCCAGCTGATGCCCTGTGAGATTGAACATAGTGGACTGGCCTCGGTCTCACAGTACTTGACTGCTACCACCAAAGATGGCAAACTAG AAAAGACAGTGTCATTCAGAGGACGTGGGTTGAAGGGACAGGAGCTCAGCTGTCCACATGGCTACACTGGCTTGGTGCTGAAAGAGATCAACAAGCCCGGCTCAGACCAAGAG GACAGAACAGTGAAGGTAACCTCTGTGTTTGACAAGCTGACCTACTGGAACCTGGAGACGCCTCCGAACTCAGACGATACAGTTGTGATGGCGATGGATTGGCCAGAGCTGGCTGAGGCG ATCCACGGGCCAGTGGAAGACTGA
- the si:ch73-22a13.3 gene encoding inositol-trisphosphate 3-kinase B, which translates to MDMVTDENHMEEMEMETEKNQSMDNDFSATLSEETDRHLTISEQPSSSCRRVRLRSRPKLQSTKSFPPYSQCIGGLGEDGEQDNELDSESSEVNREDRSEVIQGTEKKQDIELIPRCARDEVKLKWRLRRRERLGGSHEADTDRWERVRWSGKRRVEETVRKKEWEYEEGGMSSELKHRRNKDSSLVKERKEEEDTERKRVLATKEGDEESEVTPEGMDEEAKELRGGPATHQWSSPHPVLSKLLHSSTSSSSSSINLSSAESDEVFSEGEDVDSKRRAFRKSRSWKTYLTMMHWSLRRQSSWVQLAGHQGNFQLSEGGEVLKLYSEVEAKCLELLMSDPLRPFVPQYHGLVTRGEHCYIRLEDLLSGLRRPVIMDCKMGVRTYQEDELIKARTKATLRNDMYQKMVKVDPSAPSAEEHAQRGVTKFRYLQWRDTTSSTSTLGLRIEGIMMEDGSVQRDLRKILTPDQVTNAMLYFTKSQLDILKAYHTRLLALRDALKNSPFFKTHEVIGSSLLFVHDHSSKACVWMIDFGKTTPVPDRTELQHDVPWFEGNREDGYLIGLRSLINSLGEAISGACGLREDSCGEEESGT; encoded by the exons ATGGACATGGTGACAGATGAGAACCacatggaggagatggagatggagacagagaaaaaccaAAGTATGGATAATGACTTTTCTGCCACACTGTCAGAGGAGACGGACAGACATCTGACAATCAGTGAACAGCCttccagcagctgcaggagagtCAGATTGAGATCTAGACCCAAACTCCAGTCCACAAAAAGCTTCCCCCCTTACAGTCAGTGTATAGGTGGACTCGGAGAGGACGGGGAGCAGGACAATGAGCTCGATTCAGAATCAAGCGAAGTGAATAGGGAAGACAGGAGTGAGGTCATTCAAGGCACGGAAAAGAAACAGGACATTGAATTGATCCCAAGATGTGCAAGGGATGAAGTGAAGTTAAAAtggaggctgaggaggagggagaggttAGGTGGGAGCCATGAGGCTGATACAGACAGATGGGAGAGGGTGAGGTGGAGCGGGAAAAGAAGGGTAGAGGAGACTGTAAGAAAGAAGGAGTGGGAATATGAAGAGGGGGGCATGAGCAGTGAGTTGAAACACAGGAGAAATAAAGACTCCAGTTTggtcaaagaaagaaaagaagaggaggatacagagaggaagagagtttTGGCAACAAAGGAAGGAGACGAGGAGAGCGAGGTGACCCCAGAGGGGATGGATGAAGAGGCCAAGGAGCTGAGAGGCGGCCCCGCAACACATCAGTGGTCCTCCCCACATCCAGTTCTCTCCAAGCTTTTgcactcctccacctcctcctccagctcctccatcaACCTCTCCTCAGCAGAGAGCGATGAGGTCTTCAGCGAAGGAGAGGATGTTGACTCAAAGAGGAGGGCGTTCAGGAAG AGCCGTTCCTGGAAAACCTACCTGACCATGATGCACTGGTCGCTGCGGCGGCAGAGCTCCTGGGTCCAGCTGGCTGGACATCAAG GTAACTTCCAGCTGagtgagggaggggaggtgttGAAACTGTATAGTGAGGTGGAGGCAAAGTGCCTTGAGTTATTGATGAGCGACCCGCTGAGACCCTTTGTCCCGCAGTATCATGGCTTGGTCACCAGGGGGGAGCACTGCTACATCCGCCTGGAGGACCTGCTGAGCGGCCTGAGGAGACCTGTCATCATGGACTGCAAGATGGGAGTCAG GACATACCAGGAGGACGAACTGATCAAAGCTCGCACTAAGGCCACCCTGAGGAATGACATGTACCAGAAGATGGTGAAAGTAGACCCATCAGCTCCATCAGCAGAGGAGCATGCACAGAGAGGGGTGACCAAGTTTCGATACCTTCAGTGGAGGGACACAACCAGTTCTACATCCACGCTGGGCCTCAGGATAGAGGGCATCATG ATGGAGGACGGCAGTGTCCAACGGGACCTCAGGAAAATCCTGACTCCAGATCAGGTCACAAATGCAATGCTCTACTTCACCAAGAGTCAGCTGGACATCCTG AAAGCATACCACACCAGACTCCTGGCCCTGAGAGATGCTCTGAAGAACTCACCATTTTTCAAAACCCATGAG GTGATTGGCAGCTCGCTTCTCTTTGTGCACGACCACAGCAGCAAGGCCTGCGTGTGGATGATAGACTTTGGGAAGACGACCCCGGTGCCTGACAGGACCGAGCTCCAACACGATGTCCCATGGTTCGAGGGGAACAGAGAGGACGGCTACCTCATCGGTCTGAGGTCTCTGATCAACTCTCTGGGCGAGGCCATCAGTGGGGCCTGTGGGCTTCGGGAGGACAGCTGTGGAGAAGAAGAGAGTGGTACATGA